Proteins encoded within one genomic window of Paraglaciecola psychrophila 170:
- a CDS encoding Dyp-type peroxidase, translating into MTQAQKGICAEPNLHGLFLTFTVVDDDPQAMRVKLVRILELLSYFDDEYYEAMVSGVLAIGTNYWYELYPDIIPRELAPFPDIHCEDRNAPNSPGDLFILIKADRIDICHAIGVEIIQLLKPHVDLYEEVRGFRYLDGRDLTGFVDGAENPRGMQKFSVAIVGDEDPDFAGSSYVHIQRYQHNMHKWQLLPIPKQEQIIGRKKADNAKFDNANLAADSHTARVQLASQAGKNSTMLTQNMPYGDMSTQGLYCVSCANSPQPFTKLLKARVVIDEEGNYDKLLDYTKAETGGAFFAPSITFLKQQAKD; encoded by the coding sequence ATGACTCAGGCCCAAAAAGGTATCTGCGCCGAACCTAATTTACACGGCTTATTTTTGACTTTTACCGTGGTTGACGATGACCCTCAAGCTATGCGCGTGAAATTAGTGCGGATTTTAGAGTTATTGTCTTATTTCGATGATGAGTATTACGAAGCTATGGTGTCTGGTGTGCTCGCCATAGGCACTAATTATTGGTATGAGCTGTATCCCGATATTATCCCCAGAGAGCTCGCTCCCTTTCCAGATATACATTGCGAGGACCGCAATGCCCCTAATTCTCCCGGTGACTTATTTATTCTGATTAAGGCCGACCGTATTGATATTTGCCATGCTATTGGGGTTGAGATTATCCAATTGTTAAAGCCTCATGTAGATTTATATGAGGAAGTAAGAGGATTTAGGTATTTAGATGGTAGAGACTTAACTGGTTTTGTTGACGGTGCTGAGAATCCCAGAGGCATGCAGAAATTTTCTGTCGCTATCGTGGGTGATGAAGACCCTGATTTTGCTGGCTCAAGCTATGTGCATATTCAACGTTATCAGCACAATATGCACAAGTGGCAACTATTACCTATCCCTAAGCAGGAGCAGATTATAGGCCGAAAGAAAGCCGACAATGCTAAATTTGATAATGCAAATTTAGCCGCAGATTCCCATACTGCCCGGGTTCAACTTGCCAGCCAAGCTGGAAAAAACAGCACAATGCTCACACAGAATATGCCATATGGAGACATGTCCACTCAGGGCTTATATTGTGTATCTTGTGCAAATAGCCCGCAACCTTTTACTAAGCTACTTAAAGCTAGGGTTGTGATTGATGAAGAAGGGAATTACGACAAGTTACTTGACTACACTAAAGCCGAAACCGGTGGTGCTTTTTTCGCGCCATCTATAACCTTCTTAAAACAACAAGCTAAAGACTAA
- a CDS encoding P-II family nitrogen regulator: MKLVTAIVKPFKLDDVREAISEIGIDGLTVTEVKGFGRQKGHTELYRGAEYQVDFLPKVKLEVAVQDEHVERLVEAIVGAAKTGKIGDGKVFVYDLEHAVRIRTGETDGEAI, translated from the coding sequence ATGAAATTAGTTACTGCGATCGTCAAGCCTTTCAAGCTTGATGATGTGCGAGAAGCCATCTCTGAAATTGGCATAGACGGTTTGACGGTTACCGAAGTGAAAGGCTTTGGACGTCAAAAAGGTCACACTGAATTATATCGTGGCGCGGAATATCAAGTAGACTTTTTACCAAAAGTGAAACTTGAAGTAGCCGTTCAAGACGAACATGTGGAGCGTCTAGTTGAAGCCATTGTTGGCGCAGCTAAAACCGGAAAGATCGGTGACGGTAAAGTATTCGTGTATGACTTAGAGCATGCCGTTCGTATTCGTACTGGTGAAACAGATGGCGAAGCCATTTAG
- a CDS encoding ATP-binding protein, producing MKTFKHAISNYCYEDYGYDMSKQSISKLFAPFYTSKRDQGGSSLGASRVYSEAIQRLGGHITTSSEVG from the coding sequence TTGAAAACGTTTAAGCACGCTATTAGTAATTATTGTTATGAGGATTATGGCTACGATATGTCTAAACAGAGTATCAGTAAGTTGTTTGCCCCATTTTATACTTCTAAACGAGACCAAGGAGGCAGCAGCTTAGGGGCTTCTCGAGTGTATAGCGAAGCGATACAAAGGTTAGGTGGACATATAACAACCAGCAGTGAAGTAGGCTAG
- the ggt gene encoding gamma-glutamyltransferase, producing MKISILMSLLTLMLGSSQSFAYDRITGEPFASRSEVIAQNAMVATSQPLATQVGLEILRQGGNAIDAAIAANAMLGLVEPTGSGIGGDLFAIVWDAKTQKLYGLNASGRSPKSLTLEHFKLQGLDSIPSHGPLPVSVPGVVDGWFELHTKFGSLPMTSILSPSIEYAKKGFPVSELVAYYMQRSVPKLQGFEGFKETYMPNGKAPVKGQIFKNKGLAVTYEKIATGGRDVFYKGDIARSIAAYMKGQGGFLSYEDLASHTSEWVEPVSTNYKGFDVWELPPNGQGIAALQILNVLEQFDVEGMGFGSEQYIHTFVEAKKLAFEDRAKYYADPAFNDIPVDWLISKEYAQQRRKLIDNDKVAKRVDAGLNRGDTIYLTTADKDGNMVSLIQSNYRGMGSGMTPADLGFILQDRGELFSLKEGHFNVFAPNKRPFHTIIPAFITRNGQPWVSFGVMGGGTQPQMHAQIVVNLIDFGMNLQEAGDAPRILHSGSSQPTGELMIDGGYVSLESGFDLKVRRELTKKGHILRDVVGSYGGYQAIMRDPKTGVYYGASESRKDGQAAGY from the coding sequence ATGAAAATATCTATATTAATGAGTCTGTTAACCCTGATGTTAGGTAGCTCTCAAAGTTTTGCTTATGACCGAATAACGGGCGAACCTTTTGCCTCTCGTTCTGAAGTGATTGCCCAAAACGCTATGGTGGCTACCAGTCAGCCATTAGCCACTCAGGTAGGTTTGGAAATCCTTAGACAGGGCGGTAATGCCATAGATGCTGCTATTGCAGCCAATGCCATGCTAGGACTAGTTGAGCCAACTGGCAGCGGAATAGGTGGTGATTTGTTCGCTATTGTTTGGGATGCAAAAACCCAGAAACTATATGGACTCAATGCATCGGGGCGCTCACCAAAGTCGCTCACCTTAGAGCATTTTAAGTTACAAGGGCTAGACAGTATTCCTTCCCATGGGCCTTTGCCCGTATCTGTTCCCGGTGTGGTAGATGGTTGGTTCGAACTGCATACTAAGTTTGGCAGCTTACCCATGACCAGCATTCTTTCGCCGAGTATCGAATATGCAAAAAAGGGTTTCCCTGTTAGTGAGTTGGTGGCTTATTACATGCAACGCAGTGTGCCTAAGTTGCAGGGATTTGAGGGGTTTAAAGAAACCTATATGCCTAACGGAAAAGCGCCAGTTAAAGGTCAGATATTTAAAAATAAAGGTTTGGCTGTCACCTATGAAAAAATCGCTACTGGCGGACGAGATGTCTTTTATAAAGGAGATATTGCGCGCTCAATTGCGGCTTACATGAAAGGGCAGGGCGGCTTCTTAAGTTATGAAGATTTAGCCAGTCATACCTCTGAGTGGGTCGAGCCAGTGTCAACTAACTATAAGGGCTTTGATGTGTGGGAATTACCGCCAAATGGCCAAGGTATCGCCGCCCTGCAAATTTTGAATGTGTTGGAACAGTTTGATGTTGAGGGCATGGGATTTGGCTCTGAGCAATATATTCATACTTTTGTTGAAGCAAAAAAACTGGCCTTTGAAGACCGTGCGAAGTATTACGCGGACCCTGCTTTTAATGACATTCCTGTCGATTGGTTAATCTCTAAAGAATATGCCCAACAGCGCCGCAAGTTAATTGATAATGATAAAGTCGCCAAACGAGTTGATGCGGGGTTAAATAGGGGAGACACCATTTACCTCACTACGGCAGATAAAGACGGCAATATGGTATCACTGATTCAAAGCAACTACCGTGGCATGGGATCGGGTATGACCCCCGCTGATTTAGGTTTTATTCTGCAAGACAGAGGCGAGTTGTTTAGTTTAAAAGAAGGACACTTTAATGTGTTTGCGCCAAATAAACGCCCTTTTCATACTATTATTCCTGCCTTTATCACGCGTAATGGCCAACCTTGGGTTAGTTTCGGTGTAATGGGTGGTGGTACGCAACCACAAATGCATGCACAGATTGTGGTGAATTTGATAGATTTTGGGATGAATTTACAAGAAGCAGGAGATGCACCTCGAATCTTACATTCTGGCTCTAGCCAACCTACGGGTGAGCTAATGATAGACGGTGGTTATGTCAGCTTAGAGTCAGGATTCGATCTTAAGGTAAGGAGAGAGCTGACTAAGAAGGGCCATATACTCCGTGATGTAGTCGGTTCATATGGTGGTTATCAAGCTATTATGCGTGATCCAAAAACAGGAGTATATTACGGTGCATCTGAAAGTCGAAAAGATGGGCAAGCGGCGGGTTATTAG
- a CDS encoding aminotransferase class V-fold PLP-dependent enzyme produces the protein MINLPNGLKQPLSLIYLDANATTQVLPQAASAALATMETLFGNPSSSHITGLQAKRIIDETRQQAKNIIGAGDGNVIFTSGATEGIQTAILSALHHAKKSLDSSKEYCLLYGATEHKAVPESLKHWNKILEINAEVKAIPVNEVGQLDMDFIAKEVPNALMICTMAVNNETGVYQDIHLLDQTIRANNKDTAWMVDCVQALGKTDLNLANTSIDYAVFSGHKLYAPKGIGFMYVKENSLFTPFIAGGGQESGLRSGTENLPGLAALNVIFSMLNGNSKTIFTTLKTLHIFRQQIAAALTQAFPEIVFNHSFENSVPTTINFAIPGFSSKEIMDLFDAANIRVSSGSACSSKVARSFVLDAMGLPVWQSESAIRMSFGPAMTQQQIDEACTRIVFAAQALGQSCLTTDTNIITEKTALEGLLQFKVGGSCSWLYVDKKTQSAIFIDPLPELTERLKTLLTCQGLNLVAVIDTHGHGDHQSCRGSLADDYLAQQQTDMLGWPVNSNTTIVHGKHYPYIVLGDKWLIKLNTPGHTTDSTSLLLCDPVKASTDDLLVHYAFCGDLILMGSLGRTNFSTSSATAMYSSLQLLKALIGTDSLICPSHDYNNEFTTSITAEISRNSLLAQVITHQINIEKFLIQKTLMDTHIIDQSGSEIMCGALIGDCHKILVREYTSRSLTEALAQPNNIILIDLRESYEYTLGHDKHFKNNVPLTQLVEFVHQHKHNKQQPLVLVCRTGSRSQLAAQTLLRLGFEHVGHLKGGYALHQY, from the coding sequence ATGATTAATTTACCTAACGGCCTAAAGCAGCCACTCAGCCTAATTTATCTAGATGCAAATGCAACTACTCAGGTATTACCTCAAGCGGCGTCGGCAGCTTTAGCAACAATGGAAACACTCTTTGGCAACCCTAGTAGCAGCCATATAACCGGGCTACAAGCTAAACGAATAATAGATGAAACACGTCAACAAGCAAAAAACATTATCGGTGCTGGCGATGGTAACGTTATCTTTACCAGTGGTGCGACTGAAGGAATTCAAACTGCTATTTTATCGGCCTTACATCATGCTAAAAAAAGCCTTGATAGCAGTAAAGAATATTGCCTTTTATATGGGGCAACTGAACATAAAGCAGTACCTGAGTCGCTCAAACACTGGAATAAAATTCTTGAAATAAACGCCGAGGTAAAAGCAATTCCGGTGAATGAAGTGGGTCAGCTTGATATGGACTTCATAGCAAAAGAGGTACCCAATGCCTTGATGATTTGCACCATGGCGGTTAATAACGAAACCGGGGTGTATCAAGACATCCATTTACTGGACCAGACCATACGTGCCAATAATAAAGATACTGCGTGGATGGTTGATTGTGTGCAAGCATTAGGTAAAACAGATTTAAACCTGGCCAATACCAGTATTGACTATGCAGTATTTAGTGGCCATAAACTTTATGCGCCTAAAGGCATCGGCTTTATGTACGTTAAAGAAAATTCGCTATTCACCCCCTTTATTGCCGGTGGCGGCCAAGAAAGTGGTTTGCGCTCAGGTACTGAAAACTTGCCAGGTTTAGCGGCATTAAATGTTATATTTAGTATGCTCAACGGGAACAGTAAAACTATTTTTACCACGTTAAAGACGCTTCATATATTTCGCCAGCAAATTGCCGCAGCCTTAACCCAAGCATTCCCCGAAATTGTGTTTAATCATAGTTTCGAAAATTCAGTACCGACTACTATTAACTTTGCTATCCCTGGATTCAGCTCTAAAGAAATCATGGATTTATTTGACGCTGCGAATATACGTGTCAGCTCTGGCTCTGCTTGCAGTTCAAAGGTAGCCCGCAGTTTTGTATTAGATGCTATGGGGCTTCCTGTATGGCAAAGTGAATCAGCAATTAGAATGTCTTTTGGCCCAGCGATGACACAACAGCAAATTGACGAAGCTTGTACTCGGATAGTTTTTGCAGCTCAAGCATTAGGACAAAGCTGTTTAACCACAGACACAAATATCATTACTGAGAAAACAGCACTAGAAGGTTTATTACAATTTAAGGTAGGCGGAAGCTGCAGCTGGTTGTATGTGGATAAAAAAACGCAGTCTGCAATATTTATCGACCCGTTACCCGAGTTAACCGAGCGTTTAAAAACACTACTGACCTGTCAGGGGCTTAATTTAGTTGCCGTTATCGACACTCATGGCCATGGCGATCACCAGTCTTGTCGTGGAAGTCTTGCTGATGATTATTTGGCCCAGCAACAAACAGACATGCTTGGATGGCCAGTTAACTCAAACACAACGATCGTTCATGGTAAACACTACCCCTATATTGTCTTAGGTGATAAGTGGCTAATTAAATTAAACACTCCCGGCCATACCACTGATAGCACTAGCCTATTACTTTGTGACCCGGTTAAGGCCTCAACCGACGACTTGCTTGTTCACTATGCGTTTTGTGGCGATTTGATCTTGATGGGTAGTCTTGGTAGAACGAATTTTTCAACTAGTAGTGCAACGGCAATGTATTCTAGCTTGCAGTTATTAAAAGCACTTATCGGCACTGATAGCCTTATTTGCCCCAGCCATGATTATAACAATGAATTTACTACGAGTATTACCGCAGAAATATCACGCAACTCGTTACTTGCACAAGTTATAACTCACCAAATAAACATCGAAAAATTCTTGATTCAAAAAACATTAATGGACACACATATTATTGACCAATCAGGTAGTGAAATTATGTGTGGCGCTTTAATCGGTGATTGCCATAAAATATTAGTGCGTGAATATACTAGTCGTAGTTTGACCGAGGCTTTGGCACAACCTAATAATATTATATTAATCGACCTTCGAGAGTCTTATGAATACACACTTGGGCACGACAAGCACTTCAAAAATAATGTGCCCTTGACTCAATTAGTAGAATTTGTACACCAGCATAAACATAATAAACAACAACCATTAGTATTAGTTTGTCGAACTGGTAGCCGTTCTCAATTGGCGGCGCAGACTCTACTGCGCTTAGGATTTGAACATGTCGGACACTTAAAAGGGGGTTATGCATTGCACCAATACTAA
- a CDS encoding ammonium transporter: protein MEITFELGYALDTFYFLMCGALVMWMAAGFTMLEAGLVRAKNTTEILTKNVALYSIACIMYMVCGYWIMYGGDGGISTATPFLEGILADGATGVTADAATYAPASDFFFQVVFVATAMSIVSGAVAERMKLWAFLAFTVVLTGFIYPMSGSWTWGGDSVFGLYTLGDMGFSDFAGSGIVHMAGASAALAGVLLLGSRKGKYSADGKVNAIPGANLPMATLGTFILWMGWFGFNGGSVLALASVESANAVAVVFLNTNAAAAGGLVSALILARILFKKADLTMALNGALAGLVAITAEPSTPSPIQATLFGALGGILVVFSILAFDKLKIDDPVGAISVHGVVGLLGLLLVPFTNPEAATFSGQLLGAATIFVWVFGISFIVWAILKAVIGIRVTEEEEFEGVDMSECGLEAYPDFTVSRN, encoded by the coding sequence GTGGAAATAACATTTGAGTTGGGCTACGCCCTAGATACCTTTTATTTTTTGATGTGTGGTGCGTTAGTTATGTGGATGGCAGCTGGCTTTACAATGCTAGAAGCCGGTTTAGTTAGAGCAAAAAATACGACAGAAATATTAACTAAAAATGTCGCGCTTTATTCAATTGCTTGCATCATGTACATGGTCTGTGGTTATTGGATTATGTACGGTGGTGATGGAGGAATAAGCACTGCTACTCCATTTTTGGAAGGAATTTTAGCTGATGGTGCAACGGGTGTAACTGCAGATGCAGCTACTTACGCACCTGCTTCTGATTTCTTTTTCCAAGTGGTATTTGTGGCTACTGCTATGTCTATCGTATCTGGTGCAGTTGCAGAGCGTATGAAGCTTTGGGCATTTTTAGCCTTTACAGTGGTTCTAACTGGCTTTATTTATCCTATGTCAGGGTCTTGGACGTGGGGTGGCGATTCGGTGTTCGGTTTGTATACCTTAGGCGATATGGGTTTCTCTGATTTTGCGGGTTCGGGTATTGTGCACATGGCCGGTGCTTCTGCAGCTCTTGCTGGCGTATTGTTGCTAGGCTCACGTAAGGGCAAATATTCAGCAGATGGTAAAGTAAATGCTATCCCTGGTGCTAACTTACCTATGGCAACCTTAGGTACCTTTATCTTATGGATGGGTTGGTTTGGTTTTAATGGTGGTTCAGTGCTAGCACTAGCCAGTGTTGAAAGCGCTAACGCTGTTGCAGTGGTATTCTTAAATACTAATGCTGCCGCAGCTGGTGGTTTAGTTTCTGCTCTCATTTTAGCACGTATTTTGTTTAAGAAAGCTGACCTAACCATGGCCTTAAATGGCGCTTTGGCAGGCTTAGTTGCTATTACAGCTGAGCCTTCTACACCTAGTCCTATCCAAGCTACGTTATTCGGTGCTTTGGGTGGTATTTTAGTTGTGTTTAGTATCCTTGCTTTTGATAAATTGAAAATTGATGATCCAGTAGGTGCTATCTCCGTTCATGGCGTAGTTGGTTTGTTAGGTCTGTTATTAGTACCTTTCACAAACCCTGAAGCGGCTACTTTCAGTGGTCAGTTGTTAGGTGCCGCCACTATATTTGTTTGGGTATTTGGTATTAGCTTTATAGTCTGGGCAATATTGAAAGCTGTGATAGGTATCCGTGTCACCGAGGAAGAAGAGTTCGAAGGCGTAGATATGAGTGAGTGTGGCTTAGAAGCTTACCCAGACTTCACTGTTTCACGCAATTAA
- a CDS encoding type 2 periplasmic-binding domain-containing protein, translating into MDDEKNPQGVIHTLFILVESQSDIKIDSVLMPWARALKEVQNGKIDALFGARYSEERVLFLG; encoded by the coding sequence TTGGATGACGAAAAAAATCCTCAGGGTGTTATTCACACACTATTTATTTTAGTGGAAAGTCAATCTGACATTAAAATTGATAGCGTTCTTATGCCTTGGGCAAGAGCATTAAAAGAAGTCCAAAATGGTAAGATTGATGCTTTATTTGGGGCACGATACAGTGAAGAAAGAGTGTTATTTTTGGGCTAA
- the htpX gene encoding protease HtpX: protein MMRILLFLGTNIAVMALLGLTFSLFGIQGLLADNGVDLNLNALLMYAAVIGFSGAFISLFLSKFLAKRSMEVHIIVDAENQTERWLVETVQKMAKTAGIWMPEVGIFSHSSPNAFATGWNKNNALVAVSTGLLDAMPKNEVEAVLAHEVSHVANGDMVTMTLIQGVVNTFVVFLSRIIGHIVDRVVFKVERGHGPAFWIVSFIAEILLGLFATVIVMWFSRYREFKADAGGAKLAGNHNMLAALQRLQSFKGAPKLPDEMAAFAINAGKVQAIFSSHPPLEQRIAALQNLRL from the coding sequence ATAATGAGAATATTATTGTTCTTGGGTACAAATATCGCCGTTATGGCGTTATTAGGATTAACATTTAGTCTGTTCGGGATCCAAGGGTTATTGGCTGATAACGGTGTGGACCTAAACCTTAACGCTTTGCTGATGTATGCTGCAGTGATAGGTTTCAGTGGCGCGTTTATCTCTTTGTTTTTATCCAAGTTTTTGGCTAAGCGCAGTATGGAAGTACATATCATTGTAGATGCTGAAAATCAGACCGAACGCTGGTTAGTTGAGACCGTGCAAAAAATGGCTAAAACAGCAGGTATTTGGATGCCAGAAGTGGGCATTTTTTCTCATTCATCGCCCAATGCTTTTGCCACCGGTTGGAATAAAAATAATGCACTAGTTGCGGTGAGTACCGGGCTTTTGGATGCGATGCCCAAAAACGAAGTTGAAGCGGTGCTTGCCCACGAAGTCAGTCATGTGGCAAATGGTGACATGGTCACCATGACCCTTATTCAAGGTGTGGTGAATACGTTTGTGGTGTTTTTATCACGTATCATTGGCCATATTGTTGACCGTGTTGTATTTAAAGTGGAGCGTGGCCATGGACCCGCATTTTGGATTGTGTCTTTTATAGCTGAGATCCTACTTGGATTATTTGCCACTGTGATTGTTATGTGGTTTTCACGATACCGAGAATTTAAAGCGGACGCCGGTGGCGCTAAATTAGCAGGCAATCATAACATGTTAGCCGCACTTCAACGTTTGCAGAGTTTTAAAGGTGCGCCTAAGTTACCAGATGAAATGGCAGCATTTGCCATTAATGCAGGTAAGGTTCAGGCCATTTTTTCGAGCCATCCACCATTAGAGCAACGCATTGCTGCATTGCAGAATTTAAGGCTTTAG
- the mrcB gene encoding penicillin-binding protein 1B, translated as MSKIPAGKPKAAAVKTKSTTNASKVSRWILFNPFSWFWRHWGKLLSIFILVIAAYTVYLDAQISAKFAGNKWQVPAQIYARPMFLSLKQEISIKEIEEELQLLGYRRVTRADSSGEYQLLRNSIRIQRRKFDFSHGTEDLRNIEISFKDARISQIQDLNSRQSINNIYLEPWLVTRLVSSGREDRMLVQINDVPPILTQALVAVEDQNFYQHFGVAPLSILRALMANISAGRTVQGGSTLTQQLVKNLFLTREKSLVRKAKEAMMALIIEVRYNKDVILEAYLNEVFLGQNGDTGVYGFGLASYFYYDRPLNELRIDEIATLVGIIKGPSYYNPRKYTERALKRRNIVLRSMFESNQLSPNEYQDLVTLPIKLASGASLKKGKHPAFMDQVRRELRLVLDNPDIRQSGLKVFTTLDSNAQMKAERAVSEGVATQEKRIGNSGFEAAMIVTDIDSGEIRSIVGGRNVDYAGFNRALDAKRSIGSLIKPAIYLTALEQAADYNLATHLIDEPIKLKSTYGKMWEPQNSDKKFRGEVPLLTALSRSLNVPTVSLGMDLGLGNIADTIWRLGVEEELDLYPALTLGAVNFSPLQVNQMYQTIANNGRYIPLHSITAIMSADDHLLWHFDVVEEQRVDEQATYLLNYALHKVTLEGTAKDVRAKFPDINMAGKTGTTDDYRDSWFSGFDKNILVTSWIGKDNNQPVNLSGASGAMQLFIAYQQQQEPKSLVRRFPDGLGIAHFDNATGHLSKAGCADTFSVPAITSALPPVPSKCFGKSTVPDKPKSLWEKIFG; from the coding sequence ATGAGTAAAATCCCCGCAGGCAAACCTAAAGCTGCAGCGGTAAAAACAAAATCAACCACCAACGCATCGAAGGTGTCGAGATGGATACTGTTTAACCCTTTTAGCTGGTTTTGGCGACATTGGGGCAAGTTACTGTCTATTTTTATCCTAGTGATTGCAGCTTATACCGTGTATCTCGATGCACAAATTAGCGCAAAATTTGCCGGCAATAAGTGGCAAGTCCCAGCCCAAATCTATGCCCGTCCGATGTTTTTGAGTCTAAAACAAGAAATAAGCATCAAAGAGATTGAAGAAGAATTACAACTCTTGGGGTATAGAAGAGTGACCCGTGCTGATAGTTCAGGCGAATACCAATTATTGAGAAACAGTATTCGTATCCAACGTCGTAAATTTGATTTCTCTCATGGCACAGAAGATTTACGTAACATTGAAATAAGTTTCAAAGATGCGCGCATCAGTCAAATACAAGATCTCAATAGTCGTCAAAGTATCAATAATATCTACCTCGAACCATGGCTTGTCACTCGCTTGGTCAGCAGCGGTCGGGAAGATCGTATGTTGGTACAAATCAACGATGTCCCGCCTATTTTGACTCAGGCATTAGTCGCAGTGGAAGATCAAAATTTTTATCAGCACTTTGGTGTGGCGCCGCTTTCTATCTTGCGGGCTCTAATGGCCAATATTTCGGCGGGACGGACCGTTCAAGGCGGCAGTACCCTCACTCAGCAGTTGGTGAAAAACCTGTTTTTAACCCGCGAAAAATCGTTGGTACGTAAAGCTAAAGAAGCCATGATGGCGCTGATCATAGAAGTCAGATACAACAAAGATGTGATTCTCGAGGCCTATTTAAACGAAGTGTTTTTGGGGCAAAACGGTGATACGGGTGTGTATGGGTTTGGTTTAGCCAGTTATTTTTATTATGATCGCCCCTTAAATGAACTGAGGATTGACGAAATTGCCACATTGGTAGGCATTATCAAAGGCCCTTCATATTACAATCCTCGTAAATACACAGAGCGAGCCCTAAAAAGGCGCAATATAGTGTTGCGTTCGATGTTTGAAAGTAATCAATTGTCACCCAATGAATATCAAGATTTAGTTACGCTGCCCATTAAACTAGCTAGCGGCGCGAGTTTGAAGAAGGGTAAACATCCGGCTTTTATGGATCAAGTACGACGTGAACTACGTTTGGTATTGGATAATCCAGATATTCGCCAATCGGGTTTAAAAGTGTTTACGACTTTAGACTCAAACGCACAGATGAAGGCCGAGCGTGCAGTCTCTGAGGGAGTGGCAACACAGGAAAAACGTATAGGCAATAGCGGATTTGAGGCAGCCATGATAGTGACCGATATTGATTCTGGGGAAATTCGTTCCATTGTAGGTGGGCGCAATGTTGATTACGCAGGTTTTAATAGGGCGCTTGATGCCAAACGCTCTATTGGTTCATTGATTAAACCGGCTATTTATCTTACTGCCCTAGAGCAGGCTGCAGACTATAATTTAGCCACACATTTAATAGATGAACCCATAAAGCTAAAAAGCACCTATGGAAAAATGTGGGAGCCACAAAATTCAGATAAAAAATTCCGAGGTGAAGTGCCCTTGTTGACTGCTTTGAGTCGGTCGCTGAACGTACCCACTGTCTCGTTAGGTATGGATTTAGGGTTAGGCAATATTGCTGATACTATCTGGCGCTTAGGGGTAGAAGAAGAACTCGACTTGTATCCTGCACTTACCTTGGGAGCGGTAAATTTTTCGCCGCTGCAAGTGAACCAAATGTATCAAACTATCGCTAATAATGGCCGCTACATCCCATTACATTCTATTACTGCGATTATGTCTGCAGATGATCATTTATTATGGCACTTTGATGTTGTCGAAGAACAACGAGTAGATGAACAAGCGACTTACTTACTTAATTATGCACTCCACAAAGTGACACTGGAAGGTACAGCAAAAGACGTTCGAGCAAAATTTCCTGATATTAATATGGCTGGAAAAACCGGTACTACCGATGATTATCGCGATAGCTGGTTTAGTGGTTTTGACAAAAATATTCTGGTGACCAGTTGGATCGGCAAAGATAACAACCAACCGGTTAATTTAAGTGGTGCCAGTGGCGCTATGCAATTATTTATTGCTTATCAGCAACAACAAGAGCCTAAGTCATTGGTGAGGCGTTTCCCCGATGGTCTGGGTATTGCTCATTTTGACAATGCAACAGGTCACTTAAGCAAAGCAGGATGTGCTGACACCTTTAGTGTGCCAGCCATCACCTCAGCATTACCCCCAGTGCCTAGTAAATGTTTTGGCAAATCTACTGTGCCAGATAAACCCAAAAGTTTGTGGGAAAAAATATTTGGTTAG